The sequence below is a genomic window from Geothermobacter ehrlichii.
GAACTGCCCTTCCCGGACCATCTTCATGTTGACGATGCCGTCATAGGGAGCGTACAGGGTCAGGGTTCGCTTCACCTCGCCGGTCTTTTCCAGCCGGGCGATCTGGGCGTCGGAAATATCCCACAACTTCAGCCGTCGCCGCGAAGCTTCAAGCAGGCGTTTCGCCCCTTCGGCGATGGCGGGAAAGGGAGAGGCGGCCAGCTCGGCGCTATTGTCCCGTGCCAACAGAAATTCCTGCTGGGCGCTGACCAGGTCTGGACTGTAGATCTCGAGCAGCTTCTGCCCCTTGCGGACAAACTGTCCCGTCTGATTGACATGGAGTTTCTCCACCCAGCCGTCGATCTTGCTGTTGACCGAATACTGTCGGGGCTCCTCGTAGGCCACCACCCCTACGGTCCGCACGGTTCGGGCCAGGTCACGCCGCTGCACCGGTGCCGTGCGCACTCCCATGTTCTGAATGGTGACCGGATCGATGCGGATGACCGAACCACTGGCGGCTTCATCCTCGTAAACCGGAACCAGGTCCATCCCCATCGGCGACTTTCCGGGTTCCTTGCGGATGTAGGTCGGATCCATCGGAGCGACCCAATATTTGATCTTGCGTTTGCCGGCAGGCTTGGCGGCATCACCACCTGCGGTGCCTGATTTGAGGGGAATCAGATCCATGCCGCAGATGGGACAGGTGCCCGGTTCGTCGACGATGACCATCGGATGCATGCCGCAGGTGTATTTGACATCCCCGGCATGGGCCCGACCGATTACCGGCCCGACCGACAGATTCAACCGTTCGGCACCGACCTGGACCAGGGCCAGGCCGCCGGCCAGGGTCAATACCGCCAGCAGGGTAACCACCGACCGGCGAAACAGACTGGATGTCGCGAAAGATGCTGTCCGGGTCTTCTTCATACCTGAAATCCTTCTTCGATGGAGATGGGTAACGGCTGTTCAATCAGCCTTGGGTTGCTCCGGGGTGTCGATGCCGGCATCGGATACCGACAGTCCGGCTTCGGTTTCCAGCTCGGCCAGGCTGACCTGGTATTCGCTGACGGCGCGCTCATGGTCGATCTGAAAACGGTAGAGCTTCATCAATGCGTCGAGCAGACTCAGAAACTCGACCTTGCCGACCTGGTAAGCAGCCATGCTGGCCCGATAGGCCTGTTCGGCCTGGGGAAGCAGCCCCTTTTCGTAGAGTTCGATCAGATCCCGGTTCTTTGCCATCCGGGCATAGGCGTCGGCGAGACGAAAATCGACCTGGTTGAGAAACTGTTCGTACTGGGCCCGGGCCATGCGAACAGCCGAATCGGCCTCGGCTACCTGGGCATGCCTTTTCCGTTGCCAGACGGGAAGGTTGAGGTTGACGCCCCCACTGATGAAATCCTGCCCCCGGGCCGAATCGCCCGCGACCTCGTCCCGCAGCCGGTAACCGGCCCAGACCGTGAAATCGGGCCGGAAATCGAGTTCGGCCAGCCGCCGCTTGCTCTTGAACCTGTCGATCAGGGCCCGGTAGGCGGCGTTGAGCGGCCGGTTTCGCCGCGACAGTTGCCGCAGCTGTTCCTCGCTCAGGGCGAACGTTTCGGGCTGCAGCCGTTCGGGCGTCTGCATCGGCTGACCGGGAGAACGGGCCAGCAGGCTGTTGAAGCGCTCAAGGGTCGTGCGTCGTTGCTGCTGCAGCGCTAAAAGCCGGTCGGTGAGCCGTGAATGCTCGACCTGGGCCTTGAGCACATCCTGCTGCAGGCCCTTGCCGACGGCATAGCGGGTTTCGGCGAAACGGATGACATCGTCGAGAACGGCAAGGTTCTTCTTCGTCAGGGCAATGGCGCGATCGAGAAAGTAGAGCCGGTACCAGCTCTGCTTCACCTTGCCGGCCAGTTGCAGCCGGGCGTCCTCCCAGGCATGACGGTACCAGAGGGTCTGGTACTCCGCCATCTGCCGCCGGGTCCCCAGCTTGCCGGGGAAGGGAAACTTCTGCGACAGCCGGATATCCTTGCCGCTCATCGGCGTCTCGTCAAAGGCGAGCGTATCGGTCGGCAGATTCACCAGCGACAGGGAAAGCTGCGGGTCGGGCAGGGTCCCGGCGGGAATCTCCTGGTGTCCGACCATCTGCCAGCGGGCCCTGGCCGCCTGCAGATCGGGGTTGTTGCGCAGCGCCTCGTCAACCAGGCGATCGAGCGTCGGAATCGCCCAGACCTGCAAGGGCAGGAGCAGAAACAGCAGGCAACCGAGAAATCTAGTCAAACAGCGCATTCAGATTCTCCTGCGGAAGGTTGAGAATATGATTCACCAGATCCCAGCGCTGCCTGGAGGAGAGCCGCTCACCGAAGGGCGGCATGCCGCTCTGCAGGCCGTTGCTGATGATCCAGTACTTCTCGCCCGGACCGTAAAAGCCGCGGTGATGGGCATCGTGGAAATTGGCCGGCGGGGTCGGCAGGGAAGCGGCTGCAGGGCCGTCTCCCCTTCCTTCGGCACCGTGGCAGACGGCGCAGTTGCGGGCGAAAAGGTCGGCACCGCTTTGCAGCGAGGCCGCGGTCGGCGCCACCGGCGTCCTGTCCATCACCCGGTATTCGGCCGGAATCTTCTTTTTGACCGCCCCCATGGTTACCATGTGGTCACCGCCACCGTGGGAATGATGCCCCGCACCCGAGGCGAAAGCGGTGCCGGCCAGCATCAGCATGAGTATCGGCAACAGGCTTTTCATCGCGTTTCCTTTCCACATCGTGGACAGAAGCTCCACCTTTTCTGCAGCCGCTGTCCGCAGCGACATGATTCTTCCAAGAATTTCACATGGTTGACCCTCACGAGTATAACAAGGACCAGGCCGGCTACAAGGTTGGCCGCCAGCAGAATCCAGCCGGCCGGTCCCGGCGTGATCAGGTCCTGGTAGGAACAGGCGCCGCAACAGACCGACCAGGTGTTGTAGGCCAGAACCGAAAGGGCCGCGGCCAGCAGCCAGAACCCCAGCCAGCAGGTCTCACGTCCGAACAGCCGCCGTATCCTCATGCCGTCCTCCCCTCCCGCCGGATTCCGCACCAGGGGCAGAAGGTATCGGAGACCGCGTGCAGGCCGCTGCAACCGGGACAATGCTGTTGCACCAGGGATTTGCAACGCGGGCAGATCAGCCAGTCGTCGCCAATGGTTTCACCGCATTCACCGCAAT
It includes:
- a CDS encoding efflux RND transporter periplasmic adaptor subunit, yielding MKKTRTASFATSSLFRRSVVTLLAVLTLAGGLALVQVGAERLNLSVGPVIGRAHAGDVKYTCGMHPMVIVDEPGTCPICGMDLIPLKSGTAGGDAAKPAGKRKIKYWVAPMDPTYIRKEPGKSPMGMDLVPVYEDEAASGSVIRIDPVTIQNMGVRTAPVQRRDLARTVRTVGVVAYEEPRQYSVNSKIDGWVEKLHVNQTGQFVRKGQKLLEIYSPDLVSAQQEFLLARDNSAELAASPFPAIAEGAKRLLEASRRRLKLWDISDAQIARLEKTGEVKRTLTLYAPYDGIVNMKMVREGQFIKKGQELLQLSDISRVWVYADIYEYELPWVEVGQQAEIVLPFVGGKTVPGKVSYIYPYVEPKTRTVKARIELDNLDYELKPDMYVNVRLKAKPVKQTISIPAEAVIHSGEKTLVFVALGDGKYEPRQVRTGVQDEDGYLQIVQGLFDGERVVTSAQFMLDSESQLREAIAKMLEPKQTGAEPAAQPMKMDGEKAGDGQAEDLFGDEGPRKQDEAEDLFK
- a CDS encoding c-type cytochrome, which translates into the protein MKSLLPILMLMLAGTAFASGAGHHSHGGGDHMVTMGAVKKKIPAEYRVMDRTPVAPTAASLQSGADLFARNCAVCHGAEGRGDGPAAASLPTPPANFHDAHHRGFYGPGEKYWIISNGLQSGMPPFGERLSSRQRWDLVNHILNLPQENLNALFD
- a CDS encoding TolC family protein produces the protein MRCLTRFLGCLLFLLLPLQVWAIPTLDRLVDEALRNNPDLQAARARWQMVGHQEIPAGTLPDPQLSLSLVNLPTDTLAFDETPMSGKDIRLSQKFPFPGKLGTRRQMAEYQTLWYRHAWEDARLQLAGKVKQSWYRLYFLDRAIALTKKNLAVLDDVIRFAETRYAVGKGLQQDVLKAQVEHSRLTDRLLALQQQRRTTLERFNSLLARSPGQPMQTPERLQPETFALSEEQLRQLSRRNRPLNAAYRALIDRFKSKRRLAELDFRPDFTVWAGYRLRDEVAGDSARGQDFISGGVNLNLPVWQRKRHAQVAEADSAVRMARAQYEQFLNQVDFRLADAYARMAKNRDLIELYEKGLLPQAEQAYRASMAAYQVGKVEFLSLLDALMKLYRFQIDHERAVSEYQVSLAELETEAGLSVSDAGIDTPEQPKAD
- a CDS encoding double zinc ribbon domain-containing protein; translated protein: MILVLFVTLGLLLWQICCQLDRRGQKVEPSAADCGECGETIGDDWLICPRCKSLVQQHCPGCSGLHAVSDTFCPWCGIRREGRTA